From a region of the uncultured Desulfatiglans sp. genome:
- the punA gene encoding Purine nucleoside phosphorylase 1 has protein sequence MQKKLESAKRFLAPEIGRTPRIAMITGTGLDAVTEALEVDTRIPYAEIPHFPVSTTEGHRGTLAVGTFAGKRLIALEGRFHLYEGYSAAEIALPIRVMRLLGVTHLFISSAAGGLNPRFNPGDLMLIIDHINLTGKSPLTGSNLESLGPRFPDLTRAYAPNLQRLASAAALQERMELQKGVYAAVHGPHLETPSETRFLRLIGGDAVGMSTVMETIAAVHCGLKVLAIAVIANVNRPDLMEEISLDDVIARANQASPKLARLWGRIMSLMEEDSF, from the coding sequence ATGCAGAAGAAGTTAGAATCGGCGAAACGTTTTCTCGCGCCAGAGATAGGACGGACGCCCCGCATTGCGATGATCACGGGAACGGGGCTCGATGCAGTAACGGAAGCCCTGGAGGTGGACACCCGCATTCCTTATGCGGAAATCCCCCATTTTCCGGTCTCGACCACCGAAGGCCACCGCGGAACGCTGGCCGTCGGAACATTCGCCGGCAAACGGCTGATCGCCCTCGAAGGCCGCTTTCATCTCTACGAAGGTTACTCGGCTGCAGAAATTGCTCTCCCGATCCGCGTCATGCGGCTGCTGGGCGTAACGCACCTTTTCATATCGAGCGCCGCCGGAGGCCTCAACCCCCGCTTCAACCCCGGCGATCTCATGCTGATCATTGACCACATCAATTTGACGGGAAAGTCTCCTCTCACGGGGTCCAACCTCGAATCGCTCGGTCCCAGGTTTCCGGACTTGACGAGGGCTTACGCCCCGAATCTCCAGCGGCTCGCTTCGGCAGCCGCCCTCCAGGAGCGGATGGAACTTCAAAAAGGCGTATATGCGGCCGTCCACGGTCCGCATCTCGAGACGCCCTCCGAAACCCGCTTTTTGAGACTCATTGGAGGCGACGCCGTCGGGATGTCCACAGTAATGGAAACCATCGCTGCGGTGCATTGTGGACTGAAAGTCCTTGCGATCGCTGTCATAGCCAATGTCAACCGGCCTGACCTCATGGAGGAAATCAGCCTCGACGACGTCATCGCCCGCGCGAATCAGGCCAGCCCGAAGCTGGCGCGTCTCTGGGGGCGGATCATGAGCTTGATGGAGGAGGATTCTTTCTGA
- the mtaD gene encoding 5-methylthioadenosine/S-adenosylhomocysteine deaminase, which produces MPFDILIENAVILTCNTHKSLIPHGWLGISGDSITYLGESAPEDATAVKTIDGSGLLVLPGLVNGHTHAAMTLFRGLADDLPLMEWLENYIFPVERRMDAEFVHTGALLACAEMIRSGTTTFSDMYLFEDAVAEAAKTAGMRCLVGEVLYDFHSPSYGSVENALGYTEEFIERWRGDPLIHVAVEPHSLYTCSADLLKKANELALRHGIPLVTHLAETLGECAEIERRSGLSPVRYLESLGLLGAHLIAAHAVHVGEADLGAMARAGVSIVHNPESNMKLASGIAPVPRMLEMGLTVGLGTDGCASNNDLDMIQEMDTAAKLHKVIHQDPTVMDAETVLRMATIQGAAALGLDRQIGSLEPGKKADIILIDTRQPHLTPMYNPCSHLVYAARGQDVRHVIIDGRMVMEDRRLLTMDLPDILACADEMGRRVAGWVKGSPR; this is translated from the coding sequence ATGCCTTTTGATATCCTGATCGAAAACGCGGTCATTCTCACCTGTAATACGCACAAGAGCCTGATTCCGCATGGGTGGCTGGGAATCAGCGGAGACAGCATCACCTACCTGGGTGAGAGTGCTCCCGAAGACGCGACCGCTGTGAAAACGATCGACGGAAGTGGCCTTCTGGTTCTTCCGGGTCTCGTGAACGGACATACCCATGCCGCGATGACACTTTTCCGGGGGCTGGCCGACGATCTCCCTTTGATGGAATGGCTCGAAAATTACATCTTTCCCGTCGAGCGCCGGATGGATGCCGAGTTTGTCCACACGGGCGCCCTTCTGGCCTGCGCAGAGATGATCAGATCTGGTACGACGACCTTTTCCGACATGTATCTCTTCGAGGACGCCGTCGCGGAAGCGGCTAAAACCGCGGGCATGCGCTGCCTCGTCGGAGAAGTGCTCTATGATTTTCATTCTCCCAGCTACGGTTCGGTGGAAAATGCCCTTGGCTACACGGAAGAATTCATTGAGCGCTGGCGCGGGGACCCGCTGATCCATGTTGCCGTCGAACCGCACTCACTGTATACGTGCAGTGCTGATTTGCTGAAAAAGGCGAACGAACTGGCCCTTCGCCATGGGATCCCCCTGGTCACCCACCTTGCGGAAACGCTGGGCGAATGCGCGGAGATCGAGCGACGATCCGGATTGAGCCCGGTCCGCTACCTCGAGTCCCTGGGTCTGTTGGGCGCACATCTCATCGCCGCCCATGCGGTTCACGTCGGTGAGGCGGATCTGGGAGCGATGGCTAGAGCGGGAGTAAGCATCGTTCACAACCCCGAGAGCAACATGAAACTCGCGTCGGGAATCGCACCGGTGCCGCGCATGCTGGAGATGGGCCTGACGGTTGGACTCGGCACCGACGGGTGCGCCTCGAACAATGATCTCGATATGATCCAGGAAATGGATACAGCAGCCAAGCTCCACAAGGTTATTCACCAGGATCCGACGGTCATGGATGCCGAGACCGTTCTGCGCATGGCCACGATCCAGGGAGCTGCTGCACTCGGTCTGGACCGACAGATCGGCTCCCTCGAACCAGGAAAAAAGGCGGACATCATCCTGATCGATACCCGCCAGCCCCATTTGACACCCATGTACAACCCGTGTTCGCATCTAGTCTACGCCGCCCGGGGGCAGGATGTCCGCCATGTCATCATCGACGGGCGAATGGTCATGGAAGACCGCCGCCTTCTGACGATGGACCTCCCGGATATACTGGCGTGCGCAGACGAAATGGGCCGGCGTGTTGCCGGTTGGGTGAAAGGCTCCCCCAGATGA
- a CDS encoding RimK-like ATP-grasp domain protein — protein sequence MRTGDRPHIAIGSRLKGVEGVRTLGLKPNFDDYTREERRLIREASIILYPTQNYAEFFSTMGKRIFPSLETHLYADEKIKQTTLFNLFDLPHPRTRFYYHLHHPLIAHDFEYPFIGKIPRRSARGRGVFFIADSAALDAYLARTSIAYIQEYLPHTRDLRVVLINYEPVLAYWRVKGSGNFRANLAQGGTIVFDDVPEEAVRIARDAAIKCRFDDVGLDLIHYEGTWHVIEANMKYGRKALQLKGIDPLRIIRRLLDQDRLGRQAAFSCIF from the coding sequence ATGAGAACTGGAGACCGGCCCCACATCGCGATCGGCAGCCGCCTCAAAGGGGTCGAAGGCGTACGCACCTTGGGCCTCAAGCCTAATTTTGACGATTACACCCGCGAAGAGCGGCGGCTCATCCGCGAGGCATCCATCATTTTGTACCCCACGCAGAACTACGCCGAATTCTTTTCAACCATGGGCAAACGCATCTTCCCGAGCCTGGAGACGCATCTCTATGCAGACGAGAAGATTAAACAGACCACCCTTTTCAATCTCTTCGACCTTCCCCACCCGAGGACACGTTTTTACTACCATCTCCATCACCCTCTGATCGCACATGATTTCGAGTATCCCTTTATCGGCAAGATCCCGCGCCGTTCCGCCCGCGGAAGGGGCGTTTTTTTCATCGCCGACTCCGCAGCGCTCGATGCCTACCTCGCGCGGACGTCAATCGCTTACATCCAGGAGTACCTCCCACACACCCGTGATCTTCGCGTAGTGCTGATCAATTACGAACCTGTGCTCGCCTACTGGCGCGTCAAAGGATCCGGCAATTTCCGCGCGAATCTGGCTCAGGGCGGAACCATCGTCTTTGATGACGTGCCGGAGGAGGCGGTGCGGATCGCACGCGACGCCGCCATCAAATGCCGCTTCGACGATGTCGGCCTCGACCTCATCCACTACGAAGGAACCTGGCACGTGATCGAGGCCAACATGAAATACGGCCGTAAGGCCCTCCAACTCAAGGGAATCGATCCGCTGCGGATCATCCGCCGCCTGCTCGATCAGGATCGGCTCGGGCGACAGGCCGCTTTTTCTTGCATATTTTGA
- a CDS encoding putative regulatory protein (CxxC_CxxC_SSSS) (Evidence 3 : Putative function from multiple computational evidences) — MPIYEFKCKACNTVFERLCLKGDETQKTPCPKCGHPDSERLMSSFSSFSTGNGFASGDTGSIQSGCSSHGFS; from the coding sequence ATGCCCATCTATGAATTCAAGTGTAAAGCGTGTAACACTGTTTTTGAACGGCTCTGCCTGAAAGGCGATGAAACCCAAAAAACGCCCTGCCCTAAATGCGGCCACCCGGATTCCGAGCGCCTGATGTCGTCTTTTTCCAGCTTCTCGACCGGCAACGGGTTCGCATCGGGCGATACCGGCTCCATTCAGAGCGGATGCAGCTCCCATGGTTTCTCTTGA
- a CDS encoding hypothetical protein (Evidence 5 : Unknown function): MVSLERLDRRSPCAIQTWLLSTGERPMRQSYRLNLKPIPGEGHFHRPVTLGQDAVSVFLKTRLLKR, translated from the coding sequence ATGGTTTCTCTTGAGCGTCTTGATCGCCGATCGCCGTGTGCGATCCAGACCTGGCTCCTTTCCACGGGAGAACGTCCCATGCGACAATCTTACCGTTTAAATCTCAAGCCGATCCCGGGCGAAGGGCATTTCCACAGGCCAGTCACGTTAGGCCAGGATGCTGTTTCGGTCTTTTTGAAAACGCGCTTACTGAAACGATGA
- a CDS encoding putative ATP synthase subunit b 2 (Evidence 3 : Putative function from multiple computational evidences): MNVFSRRSIFSICLGAGVLLSVSLAEAAELTSGRKLWDNVMLWVNFGILVFLFIKFAKKPLMDFLRGQKDKIEVNLQELEGKLSEKRAAMEAEAAKLADIDSRIEEIRQRLMEIGQREKEEVIQQAKDQAKRMLDKAELESKAIVAAAKKQLNAELAEMAVELVQERIIKAFSSEDQERLVEDFVQGLKGQRKYVRALI, from the coding sequence TTGAACGTGTTCAGCAGGAGATCGATCTTTTCCATCTGCCTCGGCGCAGGTGTCTTGTTGAGCGTTTCCCTGGCGGAGGCCGCCGAGCTCACCAGCGGCCGGAAGCTCTGGGACAATGTCATGCTGTGGGTCAATTTCGGCATCCTGGTCTTTCTGTTCATCAAATTCGCCAAAAAGCCGCTGATGGATTTCCTGCGCGGTCAGAAGGACAAGATCGAGGTGAACCTGCAGGAACTGGAAGGAAAGCTCAGCGAAAAACGGGCAGCCATGGAGGCGGAGGCCGCCAAACTTGCGGACATCGATTCCCGGATCGAGGAGATCCGGCAGCGGCTGATGGAAATCGGGCAGCGTGAGAAGGAGGAGGTGATCCAGCAGGCGAAGGATCAAGCCAAAAGGATGCTGGATAAGGCCGAACTCGAGTCGAAGGCTATCGTTGCGGCTGCAAAGAAGCAGTTGAATGCGGAGCTTGCCGAGATGGCGGTCGAACTGGTCCAAGAGCGCATCATAAAGGCGTTTTCAAGCGAGGACCAGGAGCGGTTGGTCGAGGATTTTGTGCAAGGGCTCAAAGGGCAGAGGAAGTACGTCCGCGCGCTCATTTGA
- a CDS encoding putative ATP synthase subunit b (Evidence 3 : Putative function from multiple computational evidences), producing MISINATLIAQVVHFLVLMYILKHLMILPIWNLIKARQEHMEKAQNDILEAEQKAIELAERYMREEEKAIRAASKERNKLREEAISEAMAEYDQAQATVSSIRAKVTGEVERELAEARPSLRDHAVALVDEIIPKVLGRRIEA from the coding sequence ATGATTAGTATCAATGCGACCCTGATCGCCCAAGTGGTTCATTTCCTGGTGCTGATGTACATCCTGAAGCACCTGATGATCCTGCCGATCTGGAATCTGATCAAGGCAAGGCAGGAGCACATGGAGAAGGCCCAAAACGATATATTGGAAGCCGAGCAGAAGGCCATCGAACTGGCGGAGCGGTACATGCGGGAAGAGGAAAAAGCCATCCGCGCCGCCAGCAAAGAGCGAAACAAGCTCAGGGAAGAGGCCATCAGCGAGGCCATGGCCGAGTATGATCAGGCGCAGGCAACGGTGTCGTCCATCCGGGCGAAGGTCACCGGCGAGGTGGAGCGCGAGTTGGCTGAGGCCAGGCCGTCGCTCAGGGATCACGCCGTTGCGCTCGTCGATGAGATCATTCCGAAGGTGCTCGGCAGGAGGATAGAAGCTTGA
- the atpE gene encoding ATP synthase subunit c, whose translation MAIEGADLIKAAAFLGAGIAMGLGAIGPGVGEGFAAGKACEAIGRKPEEAGLLTRTMLVGQAVSESTGIYSLVVALLLLFVV comes from the coding sequence ATGGCAATTGAAGGTGCAGATCTCATCAAGGCGGCAGCGTTTCTGGGTGCTGGGATAGCTATGGGACTGGGCGCGATCGGCCCCGGTGTCGGTGAAGGTTTCGCGGCCGGCAAGGCGTGCGAAGCGATCGGAAGGAAGCCTGAAGAAGCTGGTTTGTTGACCAGGACGATGCTGGTCGGTCAGGCTGTTTCGGAATCGACGGGTATCTACTCCCTGGTTGTGGCGTTGCTGCTCCTCTTTGTGGTGTAG
- a CDS encoding putative ATP synthase F0, C subunit (Evidence 3 : Putative function from multiple computational evidences), which yields MFMDMDTATLIRLASFVGAGMCIGLGAIGAALGEGYTAGLANEGLSYRPNKSGDILKNMLVGQAIAESAAIFALVIAILLLFTASGSDNLLRAAALLGAGVCMGFGAIGSGIGAGFPAGEACKGMARQPAFTSRLTTNMLIGSAVSQTPAIFSMVVALMLMFMNPGSLPVMPMWAAYLGAGLSTGLASIGSGIGGGMAAGASCQGIARNPETLGQVTTTMLVGQAVSQTPAIFGLLVSFILMFRALPETAALAPAMALLGAGISMGFGGIGPGIGNGMTAEGAVAWVARNIESAGDLTRTMLVGQAVSQSTAIYAMVVSLVLIFVV from the coding sequence ATGTTTATGGACATGGACACAGCAACGCTCATCAGGCTGGCATCCTTTGTCGGCGCCGGAATGTGTATCGGCCTTGGCGCCATCGGGGCCGCGCTCGGTGAAGGATACACGGCCGGACTTGCAAACGAAGGACTTTCCTATCGACCCAACAAGTCGGGCGACATCTTGAAGAACATGCTGGTCGGCCAGGCAATCGCCGAATCAGCGGCTATTTTCGCGCTGGTCATCGCGATCCTGCTGCTTTTCACTGCCTCCGGCAGCGACAACCTTCTGCGCGCGGCGGCGCTTCTCGGTGCCGGGGTCTGCATGGGGTTCGGGGCCATCGGGTCGGGGATCGGCGCAGGCTTCCCCGCAGGAGAGGCCTGCAAGGGCATGGCGCGGCAGCCCGCCTTCACGAGCCGGCTGACCACCAATATGCTCATCGGTTCAGCGGTGTCCCAGACGCCTGCGATCTTCTCCATGGTAGTCGCGCTGATGTTGATGTTCATGAATCCGGGAAGCCTCCCCGTCATGCCGATGTGGGCCGCATACCTGGGCGCGGGGCTCAGCACCGGGCTCGCGTCCATCGGATCGGGGATCGGCGGCGGGATGGCAGCCGGTGCGAGCTGCCAGGGCATTGCGCGCAATCCGGAGACCCTGGGCCAGGTAACCACCACCATGCTGGTGGGGCAGGCGGTTTCGCAGACGCCCGCAATCTTTGGATTGCTGGTCAGCTTCATTCTCATGTTCCGGGCCCTGCCCGAGACGGCCGCTCTCGCGCCGGCGATGGCGCTTTTGGGAGCGGGCATCTCGATGGGGTTTGGCGGGATCGGCCCTGGAATCGGCAACGGGATGACGGCGGAGGGTGCTGTGGCCTGGGTCGCAAGGAACATCGAGTCGGCCGGCGATCTGACCAGGACGATGCTGGTCGGTCAGGCGGTTTCGCAATCTACGGCCATCTATGCGATGGTTGTCAGTCTGGTTCTCATTTTCGTCGTTTAA
- the atpB gene encoding ATP synthase subunit a, translated as MEDLTSIPQWTLQLFGMNLVFNRDTLIMTWIVMAILIVFGFLATRKKGILPNPFQVVAELFVGGFHDLTRDALDEKMAKKYFPLICSLFMFLILSNWLGVFPKLSEPTKDLNTPLSLGILGFVIAHYSGIKAKGFKKYAKEYCEPMFFMAPLNIIGEIAKVVSISFRLYGNILGGAIIILVVSHLIYSILLPPLLICFFSLFVGTIQAFVFTMLTLVYISVQVK; from the coding sequence ATGGAAGACCTGACCAGTATCCCGCAGTGGACCCTTCAGCTGTTCGGCATGAACCTCGTGTTCAACCGGGACACGCTGATCATGACCTGGATCGTCATGGCGATTTTGATCGTCTTCGGTTTTCTCGCGACACGCAAAAAGGGCATCCTCCCCAATCCCTTTCAGGTCGTGGCCGAGCTTTTCGTCGGCGGCTTCCATGACTTGACCCGCGATGCCCTCGACGAAAAAATGGCCAAGAAATACTTCCCTCTGATCTGCAGCCTTTTCATGTTCTTGATCCTCTCTAATTGGCTGGGTGTCTTTCCCAAGCTCTCCGAGCCTACCAAAGATCTGAATACCCCTCTCAGCCTCGGGATTTTGGGCTTCGTGATCGCGCACTACTCGGGAATCAAGGCCAAAGGCTTCAAGAAATACGCCAAAGAATACTGCGAGCCTATGTTTTTCATGGCCCCGCTCAACATCATCGGGGAAATCGCGAAGGTCGTCTCCATCTCCTTTCGTCTTTATGGGAATATCCTCGGAGGAGCGATCATCATCCTCGTCGTTTCCCACCTGATTTACAGCATTCTGCTGCCCCCGCTGCTGATCTGCTTCTTCAGCCTCTTCGTGGGGACCATTCAGGCCTTTGTGTTCACCATGCTAACCCTTGTTTACATCTCGGTACAGGTAAAATAG
- a CDS encoding putative uncharacterized membrane protein, ATP synthase I (Evidence 3 : Putative function from multiple computational evidences) has translation MRDTSFAEVSRFQAKIAAKALLVFIAGAVVFILLGERPLGKGLLLGAAFSVVNFLLMGIWGPLLLGRSQARARMTGLASIATRYIVLAVPLILAAKSPSFNFPGVAVGLFAVQIVMLADHLVIRPLTGGGTSQ, from the coding sequence ATGCGTGATACGTCGTTCGCCGAGGTTAGCCGCTTTCAAGCAAAAATCGCCGCAAAGGCCCTGCTGGTTTTCATCGCGGGGGCGGTGGTTTTTATCCTGCTTGGGGAGCGCCCCCTGGGAAAAGGCCTGCTCCTCGGTGCCGCCTTCAGCGTCGTCAATTTTCTGCTGATGGGCATCTGGGGGCCGCTCCTTCTTGGCCGAAGCCAGGCCCGCGCCAGAATGACCGGCTTGGCCTCGATCGCAACGAGGTATATCGTTCTTGCTGTGCCCTTGATCCTGGCGGCTAAGTCCCCCTCATTCAACTTTCCCGGGGTGGCGGTGGGTTTGTTTGCGGTCCAGATTGTCATGCTTGCCGATCATTTGGTCATTCGTCCTCTTACCGGGGGAGGGACATCGCAGTAG
- a CDS encoding conserved hypothetical protein (Evidence 4 : Unknown function but conserved in other organisms), translating to MPWLRAAPKLGERPIFNIKKHGKWVDDVALVSQVGLTIAGSILFCFAIGYYLDKWLHTKGLFITIFILLGIAGGGYTAYRQIMEVTRDTDKQNKDA from the coding sequence GTGCCTTGGCTGCGTGCCGCGCCGAAGCTCGGAGAGAGGCCTATCTTCAATATAAAGAAGCACGGCAAATGGGTTGATGACGTCGCTCTTGTCAGCCAGGTCGGATTGACCATCGCTGGTTCTATCCTGTTCTGCTTCGCTATAGGATACTATCTTGACAAGTGGCTGCACACGAAGGGCCTGTTCATCACCATATTCATCCTTCTGGGCATCGCGGGTGGGGGATACACCGCCTATCGGCAGATCATGGAAGTGACTCGAGATACGGACAAGCAGAACAAAGATGCGTGA
- a CDS encoding hypothetical protein (Evidence 5 : Unknown function), translated as MVFLAHLGVHLHVCLCGDLQVASAQTLDFLDIGQTDAPVSSCLEVGGAASEGEAGTD; from the coding sequence ATGGTCTTTTTGGCCCATCTCGGCGTCCATCTGCACGTTTGCTTGTGCGGCGACCTGCAGGTCGCCTCCGCACAAACGCTGGATTTCCTTGACATTGGCCAAACAGACGCCCCTGTTTCTTCTTGCTTGGAGGTGGGGGGAGCGGCGAGCGAGGGAGAAGCCGGAACAGATTGA
- a CDS encoding Transcriptional regulator, PadR family, which yields MKARESVDYLLLGSLAAGPKHGYEILQFLEQHFGPAWYVGNSQLYTVLKRLERKRLVSSEVRSQENRPAKRVFSLTAAGRSAFQAWLGKPVKHIRDMRVEFIAKLFFAGHMETPVLRRLIAAQQDILNKTSERIRSRLQKEQDGFSRLILSSKLAMARSWTAWLHESVEPYIETFGGTAHG from the coding sequence ATGAAAGCACGGGAATCGGTGGATTATCTGCTCCTTGGCTCTTTGGCCGCTGGACCGAAGCACGGCTATGAGATTCTGCAGTTCCTCGAGCAGCATTTCGGCCCGGCCTGGTATGTCGGCAACAGCCAGCTTTATACCGTTCTGAAGAGACTCGAGAGGAAACGGCTCGTTTCTTCGGAGGTGAGATCTCAGGAGAACCGCCCGGCTAAACGGGTGTTTTCGCTCACGGCCGCGGGCCGATCGGCCTTCCAGGCGTGGCTCGGGAAACCTGTAAAACACATCAGGGATATGCGGGTCGAGTTCATTGCCAAGCTTTTCTTCGCTGGGCATATGGAAACGCCGGTGCTGCGCCGACTCATCGCAGCCCAGCAGGACATCCTGAATAAGACCTCCGAGCGCATTCGCTCCCGTCTCCAAAAGGAACAGGACGGTTTCTCGCGGCTTATTCTTTCGTCCAAGCTCGCTATGGCCCGATCCTGGACGGCATGGCTCCACGAGAGCGTGGAGCCTTACATCGAAACATTTGGAGGAACCGCGCATGGATGA
- a CDS encoding conserved hypothetical protein (Evidence 4 : Unknown function but conserved in other organisms), with protein sequence MDDIFQELKRRLLQIDAVHGLLSESFRVTARPLSVEEAVGHPEEQDFPLQKGKESLMQAEFKGALGQAFTDQYGDFQARLEEILEMPLNNNFRRAVFTASLNALMRHLSAAEKTIHCRDQEPRRCADELLRFFETAYPGAKILQVGFQPRMIESLGKRFPMRVLDLDPDNIGTVRFGVPIEGPEAQAEARQWAEVLLVTGTTLVNDTIGGFLAEKPVVFYGTTIAGGAALMGWRRFCAEGH encoded by the coding sequence ATGGATGATATTTTTCAGGAATTGAAACGCCGCTTACTGCAAATAGATGCGGTCCACGGACTTTTGTCCGAATCCTTCAGGGTGACCGCCAGGCCTTTGTCCGTGGAAGAGGCCGTGGGCCATCCGGAGGAGCAGGATTTTCCTCTCCAAAAAGGAAAAGAATCCCTGATGCAGGCGGAATTCAAAGGCGCTCTCGGGCAGGCTTTCACCGATCAATACGGCGATTTTCAGGCAAGGCTCGAAGAGATCCTCGAGATGCCGCTCAACAACAATTTCAGGCGTGCGGTTTTCACCGCCTCGTTGAACGCCTTGATGCGCCATCTTTCCGCGGCCGAAAAAACCATCCATTGCCGGGATCAGGAGCCAAGGCGCTGCGCGGACGAACTCCTGCGCTTCTTCGAAACCGCCTACCCCGGCGCAAAGATTCTGCAGGTCGGTTTTCAGCCGAGGATGATCGAATCCCTCGGCAAACGCTTCCCCATGCGGGTCCTGGATCTCGACCCCGACAATATCGGGACTGTCCGTTTCGGTGTGCCGATCGAGGGCCCCGAAGCCCAGGCGGAAGCCAGGCAGTGGGCTGAGGTTCTGCTCGTAACCGGCACCACCCTCGTCAATGATACCATCGGCGGGTTTCTCGCTGAAAAGCCGGTCGTTTTTTACGGTACGACGATTGCCGGGGGGGCCGCGCTCATGGGATGGAGGCGCTTCTGCGCCGAGGGCCATTAG
- a CDS encoding Iron-regulated ABC transporter ATPase subunit SufC produces the protein MLHIEDLQVELAGKLILKHIDLDIQPGETHILFGPNGSGKTSLLMTIMGYPQYRVVHGKIFFKGEDITHLPINERAALGIGMSYQRPPTIHGLKTRQMVEICARSRAGLTVEGLAAHLAFTDFLERDVNAGFSGGEIKRSELLQLLAQDPDLMLFDEPESGVDLENIALVGKTIATLLQKDEESLANAHKSKMQRKMERTKMGLIITHTGYILDYVSADKGQVLFDGMLSCVSNPREILNCVGKTGYEECVRCIMQQKN, from the coding sequence ATGCTGCACATCGAGGATCTGCAGGTGGAGCTTGCCGGAAAGTTGATTCTCAAACACATCGACCTGGATATACAACCCGGTGAAACCCACATCCTTTTCGGCCCGAATGGTTCCGGTAAGACGTCGCTGCTCATGACGATCATGGGTTATCCTCAGTATCGGGTGGTGCACGGAAAGATCTTCTTCAAGGGCGAAGACATCACCCATTTGCCGATCAACGAAAGGGCCGCGCTCGGCATCGGGATGTCCTACCAGCGCCCGCCCACCATCCATGGTCTCAAGACCCGCCAGATGGTGGAGATCTGCGCCCGGAGCCGGGCAGGCTTGACTGTGGAGGGGCTTGCGGCCCATCTCGCCTTCACCGATTTTCTCGAGCGCGATGTCAACGCGGGCTTTTCCGGCGGCGAGATCAAGCGTTCCGAACTCCTCCAGCTTCTGGCGCAGGACCCGGACCTGATGCTGTTCGACGAACCTGAATCGGGCGTCGACCTGGAAAACATCGCCCTGGTTGGAAAAACCATCGCGACGTTGCTCCAAAAGGACGAAGAGTCCCTCGCCAATGCGCACAAATCCAAGATGCAGCGGAAGATGGAACGGACGAAGATGGGGCTGATCATCACCCACACCGGCTATATCCTCGATTATGTAAGCGCCGACAAGGGGCAGGTCCTTTTCGACGGGATGCTCAGCTGCGTCAGCAACCCCCGTGAAATTCTCAATTGCGTCGGCAAAACAGGCTACGAGGAGTGTGTCAGATGCATCATGCAGCAGAAGAACTGA